A genomic segment from Pseudomonas sp. M30-35 encodes:
- a CDS encoding cold-shock protein, producing MSNRQNGTVKWFNDEKGFGFITPESGPDLFVHFRAIEGNGFKSLKEGQKVSFVAVQGQKGMQADQVQVQE from the coding sequence ATGTCGAATCGTCAGAACGGTACCGTCAAGTGGTTTAACGACGAGAAAGGTTTTGGTTTTATCACTCCAGAAAGCGGTCCGGATCTGTTCGTACATTTCCGCGCTATCGAAGGTAACGGCTTCAAGAGCCTGAAAGAAGGCCAGAAAGTCAGCTTCGTAGCTGTACAAGGTCAAAAAGGCATGCAAGCTGACCAGGTTCAAGTCCAGGAATAA
- a CDS encoding RDD family protein: MQKRQLSPQGDFPSAGLPRRFAAMFYDFLLCIALLIVVGFIYKLVLMGFYGADQLKQLSESRALDVDPVLSSIYFMSLFGFFSKFWTYNGQTLGMQVWGIRAQNADGSAISLWQSLLRFMVSIASWLCLGLGFFWVLIDKKQRTWHEIYSESQTVQLPKNIHKK; the protein is encoded by the coding sequence ATGCAAAAACGTCAACTCAGCCCCCAGGGCGATTTCCCATCAGCAGGGCTGCCTCGCCGCTTTGCCGCAATGTTCTATGACTTTTTACTCTGCATAGCACTGCTGATTGTGGTGGGATTCATCTACAAACTGGTCCTGATGGGCTTTTACGGCGCTGATCAGCTCAAGCAGCTTTCAGAGTCCCGTGCCCTTGATGTCGACCCAGTGCTCTCAAGCATCTACTTTATGAGCCTGTTCGGTTTCTTCAGTAAGTTCTGGACCTACAACGGCCAGACCTTAGGCATGCAGGTTTGGGGGATTCGCGCGCAGAACGCCGACGGTTCAGCGATCAGCCTGTGGCAATCACTGCTGCGCTTCATGGTCTCCATAGCATCGTGGCTATGTTTAGGCCTCGGCTTCTTCTGGGTGCTTATCGATAAAAAGCAACGGACCTGGCACGAGATTTACTCAGAGAGCCAAACCGTTCAACTACCGAAAAACATCCACAAGAAGTGA
- the lptG gene encoding LPS export ABC transporter permease LptG — protein sequence MVKLDRYIGKQVFLAILSVLGIIVALALLFAFIDELGDVDEKYGLTNAAWYVFLTAPRRTYEMLPMAALIGCLIGLGSLASNSELTIMRAAGVSIRRIVWAVMKPMLVLMFAGILIGEYLAPWSENMAQADRAMAQGAGDAQSSKRGLWHRQGEEYVHINAVQPNGVLFGVTRYQFDKERHLLSSSFSRKAQYQGDHWLLDDVTTTHFKERSTEVVKAPSERWDVELNPQLLSTVVLEPGALSISGLWRYADYLSEQGLNNSQYWLAFWTKVLQPIVTAALVLMAISFIFGPLRSVTLGQRVFTGVLVGFVFQIAQDLLGPSSLVFGFSPLLAVLVPAGICAVAGGWLLRRAG from the coding sequence GTGGTTAAACTGGATCGATACATTGGCAAGCAGGTATTTCTCGCCATTCTCAGTGTGCTGGGGATTATCGTTGCGCTGGCATTGTTGTTCGCATTCATCGATGAGCTGGGTGATGTCGATGAAAAGTACGGTCTGACCAATGCCGCTTGGTATGTGTTTCTGACTGCGCCACGACGTACCTATGAAATGCTGCCAATGGCGGCGCTGATTGGTTGCTTGATTGGTCTCGGTAGCTTGGCCAGTAACAGTGAATTGACCATTATGCGTGCGGCCGGTGTCTCTATCCGGCGTATCGTCTGGGCGGTGATGAAGCCGATGTTGGTGCTGATGTTTGCAGGTATTCTCATCGGTGAGTACCTGGCGCCGTGGAGCGAAAACATGGCCCAGGCCGACCGTGCCATGGCGCAGGGTGCTGGCGATGCACAGAGCTCCAAGCGTGGCCTTTGGCATCGTCAGGGCGAAGAGTACGTGCACATCAACGCTGTGCAGCCCAATGGCGTGTTGTTTGGTGTGACGCGCTATCAGTTCGACAAAGAGCGCCATCTACTGTCTTCGAGCTTCTCGCGCAAGGCTCAGTATCAGGGTGATCATTGGCTGCTTGATGACGTGACCACGACCCATTTCAAAGAGCGCAGCACCGAAGTAGTTAAAGCACCGAGTGAGCGTTGGGATGTAGAGCTTAATCCGCAACTGCTGAGCACTGTGGTGCTTGAACCGGGGGCGCTGTCTATTTCTGGGCTATGGCGATATGCCGACTATTTGTCTGAGCAAGGTTTGAATAACAGCCAATATTGGCTGGCATTTTGGACCAAGGTTTTACAGCCGATAGTCACCGCTGCGCTGGTGTTGATGGCAATCTCGTTTATCTTTGGGCCGCTGCGTTCGGTAACCCTCGGTCAACGGGTATTTACCGGTGTGTTGGTGGGGTTTGTGTTTCAGATCGCCCAAGACTTGCTGGGGCCTTCAAGTCTGGTATTTGGCTTCTCGCCATTACTGGCAGTGCTGGTGCCAGCAGGAATCTGCGCGGTTGCAGGTGGCTGGTTGCTACGCCGGGCAGGCTAA
- the lptF gene encoding LPS export ABC transporter permease LptF, giving the protein MIVFRYLSREVLTTMSAVSAVLLVIIMSGRFIKYLAQAAQGVLDPSVLFLIMGYRLPGFLQLILPLGLFLGFLLAYGRLYLDSEMTVLSATGMSQQRLMMFSLAPATLVALLVAWLSLGLAPQGVSHVAQILNQQDALTEFDTLVPGRFQSMGEGSRVTYTEELSSDRSELGGIFISEKRVSTDGDKERGITVLVAESGRQEIQEDGSRYLILENGYRYDGNPGQADYRAIKYDEYGVLLPKPEVSVDVSEREAVPTSELIGSDNPRYKSELQWRISLPILVFVVTLMAVPLSRVNPRQGRFLKLLPAILLYMGYLSILIAARGALDKERIPYGLGLWWVHAVFIAIGLLLLYWEPIRLKWAARRGVKEMARG; this is encoded by the coding sequence TTGATCGTCTTCCGTTATTTATCCCGTGAAGTGTTGACTACAATGAGCGCTGTAAGTGCTGTGCTCTTGGTGATCATCATGAGCGGGCGTTTTATCAAATATTTGGCCCAAGCCGCTCAAGGCGTGCTGGATCCAAGTGTTTTGTTTTTAATTATGGGCTATCGCTTGCCCGGCTTTCTCCAGCTGATTCTACCGCTGGGTTTGTTTTTGGGTTTCCTGCTGGCATATGGGCGCTTGTACCTCGACAGCGAGATGACGGTGCTTTCGGCCACCGGCATGAGCCAGCAGCGGCTGATGATGTTTTCGCTGGCTCCAGCGACACTGGTCGCGTTGCTGGTTGCATGGTTGAGCCTGGGTTTGGCGCCACAAGGCGTTTCTCATGTTGCGCAGATTCTTAATCAGCAAGATGCACTGACCGAGTTTGATACCTTGGTGCCTGGGCGCTTCCAGTCGATGGGCGAAGGCTCGCGGGTGACCTATACCGAGGAGTTGTCGAGCGACCGCAGCGAGCTTGGTGGTATCTTCATTTCTGAAAAGCGGGTGTCTACCGACGGTGATAAAGAGCGTGGCATCACCGTGTTGGTCGCCGAAAGTGGTCGTCAGGAAATCCAGGAGGACGGCAGTCGCTACCTGATTCTGGAAAACGGCTACCGCTATGATGGTAATCCGGGACAGGCCGATTACCGGGCGATTAAGTATGACGAGTACGGCGTATTGCTGCCCAAGCCTGAAGTCAGTGTTGATGTGAGTGAGCGTGAGGCTGTGCCGACCAGTGAGCTGATCGGCAGCGACAATCCGCGCTACAAGTCGGAGCTGCAATGGCGTATTTCGCTGCCGATCCTGGTATTTGTGGTGACCTTGATGGCTGTGCCGCTATCGCGGGTAAACCCGCGTCAGGGCCGCTTCCTCAAGTTGCTCCCGGCTATTTTGCTGTACATGGGCTATCTGTCGATCCTGATTGCCGCGCGTGGTGCGCTGGACAAGGAGCGAATTCCTTATGGTCTTGGTTTGTGGTGGGTGCACGCAGTGTTTATCGCGATAGGCCTGTTACTGCTTTATTGGGAACCGATACGCCTGAAGTGGGCTGCTCGTCGTGGCGTGAAGGAGATGGCCCGTGGTTAA
- a CDS encoding leucyl aminopeptidase has translation MEFIVKSARPETLKTATLIIAVGEGRKLGEIAKSVDTASSGAISALLKSGDIAGKVGQTLLARNVANIKAERVLLVGCGKEAELSDRQLRKLIGSAHAVLKNLGGSDAVFALGDLSVKGRNAYAKARLLVETLADGEYSFDQFKSQKAPASALKKITVLTDKADQAETERACLHAKAITAGMAFTKDLGNMPPNICHPTYLAEQAKDLGKAYKDLKVEILDEKKLKTLGAGAFLAVGQGSDQPPRMIVMNYQGGKKTDKPFVLVGKGITFDTGGISIKPAAGMDEMKYDMGGAASVFGTLKAVLELQLPINLVCLLACAENMPSGGAARPGDIVTTMSGQTVEILNTDAEGRLVLCDTLTYAERFKPQAVIDIATLTGACIVALGSHTSGLLGNNDELVQQILTAGQQADDRAWQLPLFDEYQEQLDSPFADIANIGGPKAGTITAACFLSRFTKKYNWAHLDVAGTAWISGGKDKGASGRPVPLLTQYLLDRAKA, from the coding sequence ATGGAATTTATTGTCAAAAGCGCTCGTCCGGAAACACTGAAAACCGCCACATTGATTATCGCTGTCGGCGAAGGCCGCAAGCTCGGCGAAATAGCCAAATCCGTTGATACCGCTAGCTCAGGCGCAATTAGCGCACTGCTCAAGAGCGGCGACATTGCCGGTAAAGTCGGCCAGACGCTGCTGGCACGCAACGTCGCTAATATTAAAGCAGAACGCGTTTTATTGGTCGGTTGCGGTAAAGAAGCCGAACTCTCTGACCGTCAATTACGTAAATTGATCGGTTCTGCCCACGCTGTTTTGAAAAACCTGGGTGGCAGCGATGCAGTCTTCGCCCTCGGCGACCTCAGCGTCAAGGGCCGCAATGCTTACGCAAAAGCTCGTTTGCTCGTTGAAACCCTGGCTGATGGCGAGTACAGCTTTGACCAGTTCAAGAGCCAGAAAGCGCCAGCCAGTGCCTTGAAAAAAATCACCGTGCTCACTGACAAGGCTGACCAAGCTGAAACTGAGCGCGCTTGCCTGCATGCTAAAGCAATTACGGCCGGCATGGCGTTCACTAAAGACCTCGGCAATATGCCGCCAAACATCTGCCACCCAACTTACTTGGCTGAACAAGCCAAGGACCTGGGCAAGGCGTACAAAGACTTGAAGGTCGAGATTCTCGACGAGAAAAAACTCAAAACCCTCGGCGCAGGTGCTTTCCTGGCTGTAGGTCAAGGTAGCGACCAACCGCCACGCATGATCGTGATGAACTATCAGGGCGGCAAAAAAACCGACAAACCATTCGTATTGGTCGGCAAAGGCATCACCTTTGACACTGGCGGCATCAGCATCAAGCCAGCAGCTGGCATGGATGAGATGAAATACGATATGGGCGGCGCCGCCAGCGTATTTGGCACCCTCAAAGCGGTACTTGAACTGCAACTGCCGATCAATCTGGTGTGTTTGCTGGCGTGCGCTGAAAACATGCCAAGCGGCGGCGCGGCGCGTCCAGGCGACATCGTCACCACCATGAGCGGGCAAACGGTAGAGATCCTCAATACCGACGCTGAAGGCCGCCTGGTGCTGTGCGATACCCTGACCTACGCTGAGCGCTTCAAACCGCAAGCGGTAATCGATATCGCCACCCTCACTGGCGCCTGCATTGTTGCCCTCGGCTCACACACCTCAGGCCTGCTCGGCAACAATGATGAACTCGTGCAACAGATTCTGACCGCTGGCCAGCAAGCCGATGACCGTGCATGGCAGTTGCCGCTGTTTGATGAATATCAAGAACAGTTGGACAGCCCATTCGCTGACATCGCCAACATTGGCGGCCCCAAGGCTGGCACCATCACAGCGGCCTGCTTTCTGTCGCGCTTCACTAAAAAGTACAACTGGGCTCACTTGGACGTTGCTGGAACCGCTTGGATTAGCGGCGGCAAGGACAAAGGAGCCTCCGGTCGTCCAGTTCCACTGCTGACTCAGTACCTGTTGGACCGCGCTAAAGCGTAA
- a CDS encoding DNA polymerase III subunit chi, with product MSRIEFYVLATDRPADRIRAACQLALKAWRHGLPVFVRAADSAQCAELDEQMWLFKKDCFIPHNQHSDDPLAPVVIGVDEEPSAKQGVLINLNNAISPHVERFSRVIEIVNQQPDLLTVCRENFRSYRQRGYDPKRVEL from the coding sequence ATGAGCCGAATTGAATTCTACGTACTCGCAACCGACCGCCCCGCCGACCGCATACGCGCAGCGTGCCAGTTGGCGCTGAAGGCATGGCGTCATGGATTGCCGGTATTTGTTCGTGCAGCTGATTCTGCACAGTGCGCAGAGCTGGATGAGCAAATGTGGCTGTTCAAAAAGGACTGTTTCATTCCGCACAACCAACACAGTGATGACCCACTTGCCCCCGTGGTAATCGGTGTCGATGAGGAACCGAGCGCCAAACAAGGTGTTCTGATCAACCTCAACAATGCGATTTCACCCCACGTTGAGCGCTTCAGCCGAGTGATAGAAATCGTCAACCAACAGCCGGACTTACTGACCGTTTGCCGGGAAAATTTCCGTAGCTACCGCCAGCGTGGCTATGATCCAAAACGAGTTGAGCTGTAG
- a CDS encoding DNA polymerase III subunit chi: protein MDTPKPQQKSGHLLDDLESIRELLGDEKSQASTALDLDSIDPESIPLLSDIVEQSPQATATPTPAPAQPESPIDNAHALRATVRQSIGRDSEINRLDTELRNAAQLILQDVIDDFVPQIEAELKSRLEARLPRLLPTRRP, encoded by the coding sequence ATGGATACGCCAAAACCGCAACAAAAATCAGGACACCTGCTCGACGATCTGGAGTCGATTCGCGAGCTGCTGGGCGACGAAAAAAGCCAGGCATCAACAGCGCTCGATCTTGACTCGATCGATCCTGAGTCAATTCCGCTGCTTTCAGATATCGTCGAACAGTCCCCGCAAGCCACTGCAACACCGACGCCTGCTCCGGCCCAGCCAGAAAGCCCTATCGACAATGCGCATGCCCTGCGCGCGACAGTACGCCAGTCAATCGGTCGCGACAGTGAGATCAATCGTCTCGATACTGAGCTACGCAATGCGGCGCAATTGATCCTGCAGGATGTGATCGACGATTTCGTACCGCAGATCGAGGCTGAGCTGAAATCGCGCCTTGAAGCCCGCCTACCTCGTCTACTGCCCACACGCCGCCCCTAG